In the genome of Pediococcus claussenii ATCC BAA-344, one region contains:
- a CDS encoding methionine ABC transporter ATP-binding protein: MSEQIQKDAIIDLKNISVVFHKDEAAIKAVDKVDLQIDRGDIYGIIGYSGAGKSTLVRVINLLQRPTSGQVIVNNESLLDLPAKQLRASRKKIGMIFQHFNLMDSRTVFNNVEYPLLHEKISKVDRQKRVSELLETVGLSTYAKSYPDQLSGGQKQRVAIARALASNPDVLISDEATSALDPKTTDSILKLLKRLKQELNLTIVLITHEMNVIKTICHNVAVIENGSIIEQGPVSKVFTQPKKKLTADFVDTSTNIRSALVRIKNDVQVRNLSGGQKLVQLNFIGNSSKQSLISELARDYHVDANILFANVDQIDGVSVGYMIAVLTGPDEAIEESISVLQQNGVKTSIIDLTKITEEEA; encoded by the coding sequence ATGAGTGAACAAATACAAAAAGATGCAATTATTGATTTAAAAAATATTTCGGTTGTTTTTCATAAAGATGAAGCTGCAATTAAAGCAGTTGATAAGGTTGATTTACAGATTGATCGGGGCGATATTTACGGAATTATTGGTTACTCTGGTGCCGGTAAAAGTACTCTGGTAAGAGTGATTAATTTATTACAACGACCGACATCTGGACAGGTAATCGTTAACAATGAGTCCTTATTGGATCTACCAGCCAAGCAGTTACGAGCATCAAGAAAGAAAATCGGTATGATTTTTCAACATTTTAACCTTATGGATTCAAGAACCGTTTTCAACAATGTGGAATATCCGTTACTTCATGAAAAAATTAGTAAAGTGGATCGTCAAAAAAGGGTTAGTGAATTACTTGAAACTGTTGGATTAAGCACTTATGCAAAATCATACCCTGATCAACTATCAGGAGGGCAAAAGCAACGAGTCGCGATTGCACGTGCCTTAGCTAGTAACCCTGATGTACTAATTTCTGATGAAGCAACCAGTGCATTGGATCCCAAAACAACTGATTCGATTCTAAAGCTATTGAAACGATTGAAGCAAGAATTGAATTTAACAATTGTATTAATTACCCATGAAATGAACGTGATAAAGACGATTTGTCATAACGTTGCGGTAATTGAAAATGGTTCAATTATTGAACAAGGTCCAGTTTCAAAAGTATTTACCCAACCTAAGAAAAAACTAACTGCTGATTTTGTGGATACCTCAACCAATATACGTTCAGCTCTGGTTCGTATAAAAAATGATGTTCAAGTTAGAAATCTGTCAGGTGGTCAAAAGTTGGTGCAATTAAACTTTATTGGGAACTCATCTAAGCAGAGCTTGATTTCAGAACTTGCGCGAGATTACCATGTGGATGCAAATATTTTGTTTGCAAATGTGGATCAAATTGATGGAGTTAGCGTTGGATATATGATTGCTGTTTTGACTGGGCCAGATGAGGCTATTGAAGAATCGATCAGTGTTTTACAACAAAATGGAGTTAAAACAAGCATCATAGATTTAACTAAAATAACGGAGGAGGAAGCATAG
- a CDS encoding TetR/AcrR family transcriptional regulator, translating to MKNNTKSQIAIYGALVKLIKIKPLNQIEVTELVRLAEISRATFYLYFKGKDDLVQKFENYLLSKFEIEGNQKLKEAIKLTSQSASARIIYPIFLEMMRIIRDDFESYQVLLSMNGDANFANKMESEFVQILFETLDEDSENMEFYKEIPTDYVMRIFFSDILTIIQYWVSKKNPESPEKVAEIITTSRYTLANDLIKNIHHIE from the coding sequence ATGAAGAATAATACGAAGTCACAAATTGCGATTTATGGGGCATTGGTAAAATTAATTAAGATAAAACCACTTAACCAGATTGAAGTTACAGAGTTAGTCAGGTTAGCAGAAATTAGTAGGGCAACCTTCTACTTATACTTTAAGGGAAAGGATGACTTAGTGCAGAAGTTTGAAAATTATTTGCTGAGTAAATTTGAAATTGAAGGAAATCAAAAACTGAAAGAAGCAATTAAATTAACTTCTCAAAGTGCGAGCGCTAGAATTATATATCCAATTTTTCTTGAAATGATGAGAATTATTAGGGATGATTTTGAAAGTTATCAAGTATTGCTCAGTATGAATGGCGATGCTAATTTTGCTAATAAAATGGAAAGTGAATTTGTACAGATTTTATTTGAGACGCTCGATGAGGATTCTGAAAACATGGAGTTTTATAAAGAAATTCCAACAGATTATGTGATGCGAATTTTCTTTAGTGATATTTTAACAATTATTCAATATTGGGTCTCCAAGAAAAATCCAGAAAGCCCAGAAAAAGTGGCTGAAATTATTACAACATCTAGATATACATTGGCAAACGATTTAATTAAAAACATTCATCATATAGAATGA
- a CDS encoding amidohydrolase family protein, whose amino-acid sequence MYTNKIDFHTHYLPQSYKNALKKHIPGDPDGWPTPDTWTIATTLEFMQQNGINYSVLSLSSPHINFGNREETFELAHDANLQGYQLYQQHPDKLGFLATLPIPYEEDSIEEYQNATENYGALGVTVPTNSRGVYFGTPLLENLYKKLNKDNAIVALHPNEPSILPKNVDIDLPAPLLGFFMDTTMTFVNLLQHHFFEKYPDIRLIIPHAGAFLGILDDRIAQFMKVKYQVDVYEIMQQVYFDLAGAVLPRQLPTILSLANESHILYGSDIPYTPLNGANQLRVALENSKQISKAQKQKFFTDNAKELLTMAK is encoded by the coding sequence ATGTATACTAATAAAATTGATTTTCACACCCATTATCTACCACAAAGTTACAAAAATGCATTAAAGAAGCATATTCCTGGGGATCCTGATGGATGGCCTACTCCCGACACGTGGACGATAGCGACCACTCTGGAGTTCATGCAACAAAACGGAATTAATTATTCGGTTTTATCTCTTTCATCACCCCATATCAATTTTGGTAACCGGGAAGAAACATTTGAATTAGCCCATGATGCTAATTTACAAGGTTACCAACTTTACCAACAACATCCTGACAAGTTAGGATTTCTTGCTACCTTACCAATACCATATGAGGAAGATTCGATTGAAGAGTACCAAAATGCTACTGAAAATTATGGTGCGTTAGGGGTAACTGTTCCCACCAACAGTCGCGGCGTATATTTTGGAACGCCTTTATTAGAGAACTTATACAAGAAATTAAATAAGGACAACGCAATCGTTGCTTTGCATCCTAACGAACCCTCAATTTTACCAAAAAATGTTGATATTGATCTTCCGGCTCCGTTGCTCGGATTCTTCATGGATACTACAATGACATTTGTAAATCTACTGCAACATCATTTCTTTGAAAAGTATCCAGATATTCGTTTAATCATACCTCATGCCGGTGCGTTTCTAGGAATTCTAGATGATCGAATTGCACAATTTATGAAGGTCAAATATCAAGTTGACGTATACGAAATCATGCAACAAGTTTATTTTGATCTAGCTGGCGCTGTGTTGCCACGCCAATTACCAACTATTCTCAGTCTTGCAAATGAATCACATATTCTTTACGGAAGTGATATTCCTTATACCCCTCTTAATGGAGCAAACCAACTGCGTGTCGCATTAGAAAACTCAAAGCAAATTTCAAAAGCTCAAAAGCAGAAGTTCTTTACAGATAATGCTAAAGAACTCTTGACTATGGCTAAATAA